One stretch of Pontiella desulfatans DNA includes these proteins:
- a CDS encoding ExbD/TolR family protein: MARRTSLVSLNTISDINMTPLMDLTFILLITFIITFPLVEQGIAINLPKGKAADIKDAQTRSISLNLAKQLYLDDVPVSAEELKAEMATIGAAEPDTTIYVRADRKLNYGEVVDIMKILHDANITKMALVTEGE, from the coding sequence GTGGCAAGAAGAACCAGCTTGGTATCTCTCAACACGATCAGCGACATCAACATGACGCCGCTGATGGACTTGACGTTCATTCTGCTCATCACGTTCATCATCACCTTCCCGCTGGTGGAGCAGGGGATTGCCATCAACCTGCCGAAGGGCAAGGCGGCGGACATCAAGGATGCCCAGACGCGATCCATTAGCTTGAATCTCGCAAAGCAACTCTACCTCGACGACGTCCCTGTGTCGGCGGAGGAGCTGAAGGCGGAGATGGCGACGATTGGTGCGGCCGAGCCCGACACGACGATCTATGTGCGGGCCGACCGCAAGCTCAACTATGGCGAGGTGGTTGATATCATGAAGATTTTGCACGATGCCAACATCACGAAAATGGCGCTGGTTACCGAAGGCGAGTAG
- a CDS encoding MotA/TolQ/ExbB proton channel family protein has protein sequence MTMELLDSLLVSMPLADMASNFSDSTLPGKLIVIVLFLGSAAAWTIMLTKRMQLNYASRTSKRFLAAFRAGSNPSTLYTQEEMFPGSPLNTIYQEGCQALETELHAHGIYPEELGDSVSASYRVLTLNQLEALRTVIDRNVADEALNLEDQMGLLATAVSAAPFLGLLGTVWGVMDAFTGMAQSGSVALSAVAPGIAGALLTTIVGLLVALPSMIGYNMLSAHIRRLGVQMDNFAQEFISEIQNTYVREG, from the coding sequence ATGACTATGGAACTTCTGGACTCATTGCTGGTTTCGATGCCGCTCGCGGACATGGCGAGCAACTTTTCGGATAGTACGCTGCCGGGCAAGCTGATTGTGATCGTGCTCTTCCTGGGGTCGGCGGCGGCCTGGACGATCATGCTGACCAAGCGGATGCAGCTAAACTATGCCAGCCGCACCTCGAAGCGTTTCCTTGCGGCCTTCCGTGCGGGCAGCAACCCCTCGACGCTTTACACGCAGGAAGAGATGTTTCCGGGGTCGCCGCTGAATACGATCTATCAGGAAGGATGCCAGGCGCTGGAGACGGAGCTGCATGCGCACGGGATCTATCCCGAGGAGCTGGGCGACTCGGTTTCCGCCTCCTACCGCGTGCTGACGCTCAACCAGCTCGAGGCGCTCCGCACGGTGATCGACCGCAACGTCGCCGACGAGGCGCTCAACCTCGAAGACCAGATGGGCCTGCTCGCCACGGCGGTGAGTGCCGCGCCATTCCTCGGGTTGCTTGGGACGGTGTGGGGCGTGATGGATGCCTTCACCGGCATGGCGCAGTCCGGCTCGGTTGCGCTCTCGGCGGTTGCGCCGGGCATTGCGGGCGCGCTGCTCACCACCATCGTCGGCCTGCTCGTCGCCCTGCCGTCGATGATCGGCTACAACATGCTCTCGGCCCACATCCGCCGCCTCGGCGTGCAGATGGACAACTTTGCCCAGGAATTCATCTCCGAAATCCAGAACACCTACGTCAGGGAAGGATAG
- a CDS encoding NAD(P)H-hydrate dehydratase has protein sequence MKLITPEEMRELDRRTIESGIPGEELMFTAGEGLADAIRTLASNHQLTDSPVLFVAGAGNNGGDAFVAACCLHEDGWPVECWLAAPESKIKGDALIHFKKMKKAGVPFEVLDTSEHWTYVAESGIDAEIIVDGLLGTGAAGDPRGVIADAVQFIDAQADRALVVAIDIPSAMAIRADLTVTMGLPKIGLAEPENIDMVGQVEVVDIGIPPAFIDEAVGDADLEFIHPSDLSPLFPRRPRDAHKGAFGHVLCIGGSKGYSGAIAMASRAATRSGAGLVSAFVPEAIHALVAPAIPEVMVHSSMPEGKWTAIMAGCGMGRSATTREQVLHLLEDSAVPVVLDADAITVLADHVDSIKSAKCPVVLTPHPGEFAALFGLKVDDVQEDRFGMARMAADKLGATIVLKGAGTLVATPGQPIAINLTGNPGMAAGGSGDVLAGIIAGLVAQGIAPFEAACAGVWLHGRAGDLAAAEKAQASLIATDLIEKIPDAFRDISCR, from the coding sequence ATGAAACTCATCACGCCAGAAGAAATGCGGGAGCTCGACCGCCGAACCATCGAATCCGGTATTCCCGGCGAAGAGCTGATGTTCACGGCCGGTGAAGGATTGGCCGATGCCATCCGTACGCTGGCATCCAACCATCAGCTTACCGATTCGCCCGTCCTGTTTGTTGCCGGCGCCGGCAACAACGGCGGCGATGCCTTTGTTGCCGCCTGTTGCTTGCACGAGGACGGATGGCCGGTCGAATGCTGGCTGGCCGCGCCCGAAAGCAAAATCAAGGGCGATGCACTGATCCATTTCAAGAAGATGAAAAAGGCGGGCGTCCCGTTCGAGGTGCTCGATACGTCCGAGCATTGGACCTATGTGGCCGAAAGCGGCATCGACGCCGAAATCATCGTGGATGGACTGCTGGGAACCGGCGCCGCCGGGGATCCGCGCGGCGTCATTGCCGATGCCGTTCAATTCATCGATGCCCAGGCCGACCGCGCCTTGGTCGTTGCCATCGACATTCCGTCCGCCATGGCCATACGGGCCGACCTGACCGTCACGATGGGACTCCCCAAGATCGGGCTGGCCGAACCCGAAAACATCGACATGGTCGGCCAGGTTGAAGTGGTCGATATCGGCATTCCACCCGCCTTCATCGATGAGGCGGTTGGCGATGCCGATCTGGAATTCATCCATCCCTCCGACCTCTCCCCGCTGTTTCCGCGCCGCCCGCGCGATGCGCACAAGGGGGCATTCGGCCACGTGCTTTGCATCGGGGGATCAAAAGGCTACAGCGGAGCCATTGCCATGGCCAGCCGGGCCGCCACCCGCTCCGGCGCCGGACTCGTCTCGGCCTTTGTGCCCGAAGCCATCCATGCGCTGGTCGCTCCCGCCATTCCCGAGGTGATGGTGCATTCGAGCATGCCCGAAGGCAAATGGACGGCCATCATGGCCGGTTGCGGCATGGGGCGCTCCGCAACCACGCGGGAACAAGTGTTGCACCTGCTGGAGGATTCCGCGGTTCCGGTCGTACTCGATGCCGATGCCATCACCGTGCTCGCCGATCATGTCGATTCCATCAAGAGTGCCAAGTGTCCCGTCGTCCTCACGCCGCACCCCGGCGAGTTCGCCGCGCTGTTTGGCCTGAAGGTGGACGATGTTCAGGAAGACCGTTTCGGCATGGCCCGGATGGCCGCCGACAAGCTCGGCGCAACCATTGTGCTCAAAGGGGCGGGGACGCTCGTTGCAACCCCCGGCCAGCCAATTGCAATCAACCTAACCGGCAATCCCGGCATGGCTGCCGGTGGTTCCGGCGATGTTCTCGCCGGAATCATTGCAGGACTCGTTGCCCAGGGGATCGCACCGTTCGAAGCCGCATGCGCCGGGGTGTGGCTCCATGGCCGTGCGGGCGACCTCGCCGCCGCCGAAAAGGCGCAGGCCTCCCTCATCGCCACCGACCTCATCGAAAAAATCCCCGATGCTTTCCGGGATATTAGTTGCAGATAG
- a CDS encoding pyridoxine 5'-phosphate synthase, with the protein MKLGVNIDHVATLRQARGTVYPDPLDAAILCARAGAHGITAHLREDRRHIQDDDIYRLKELQPLPLNLEMANVESIVEIALSVRPAEVCLVPEKRQELTTEGGLDVIGHFNHLKETVQCLTEAGIEVSMFVDADEITLAACKDLGAPTVELHTGAYCDAEPNDRPVLLEQLIRGADYAHELGLKVNAGHGINIENLGGILCVPHLDTLNIGHSIICRSVFHGLETSIKEMLIGMLEYNG; encoded by the coding sequence ATGAAACTAGGTGTGAACATCGACCATGTGGCCACATTGCGCCAGGCGCGTGGCACCGTATATCCCGATCCGCTGGATGCGGCCATCCTGTGTGCCCGGGCCGGTGCCCACGGCATCACCGCCCATCTCCGGGAAGACCGCCGCCATATCCAGGACGACGACATCTATCGCCTGAAAGAGCTTCAGCCCCTTCCGCTCAACCTCGAAATGGCCAATGTTGAATCCATTGTCGAAATTGCCCTAAGCGTCCGGCCGGCCGAAGTCTGCCTCGTCCCCGAAAAGCGCCAGGAGCTGACCACCGAGGGCGGTCTGGATGTCATCGGCCATTTCAACCATCTCAAGGAAACCGTGCAGTGCCTGACCGAAGCCGGGATCGAAGTCAGCATGTTTGTCGATGCCGATGAAATTACCCTGGCCGCCTGCAAGGATCTCGGCGCCCCCACGGTCGAGCTGCACACCGGCGCCTATTGCGATGCCGAGCCCAACGACCGCCCCGTTCTACTCGAGCAGTTGATCCGCGGCGCGGACTATGCCCATGAACTCGGGCTGAAGGTGAATGCCGGACACGGAATCAACATCGAAAACCTGGGCGGCATCCTGTGTGTTCCGCACCTCGACACGCTCAATATCGGGCACAGCATCATTTGCCGCTCCGTTTTCCACGGCCTGGAGACCTCCATCAAGGAAATGCTCATCGGCATGCTCGAATACAATGGATGA
- a CDS encoding OmpA family protein, translated as MKKMILKMFVFGVVAGSVAVLSGCQKNKAGADFYDSESNMYGDPLLGDTPLVDPTVADGDRSLFPPVFFAYDSSQVNPEESGKCEQVADYLKKGKGQGVIVEGHGDERGSREYNLALGERRALAVRDYLISLGVNSATIQTKTYGEEMPDDMGHDENAWRKNRRAVFAIY; from the coding sequence ATGAAAAAAATGATTTTGAAAATGTTCGTGTTCGGCGTTGTCGCCGGTTCCGTGGCCGTGCTTTCGGGCTGCCAGAAAAACAAGGCGGGGGCCGATTTCTACGACTCCGAGTCCAACATGTATGGCGATCCGCTGCTGGGCGACACCCCGCTGGTGGATCCCACGGTGGCCGATGGCGACCGCAGTCTGTTCCCGCCGGTCTTCTTCGCCTACGACAGCTCCCAGGTTAATCCGGAGGAATCCGGCAAGTGCGAGCAAGTCGCCGACTACCTGAAGAAGGGCAAGGGCCAGGGCGTGATTGTCGAAGGCCACGGCGACGAGCGCGGCAGCCGCGAATACAACCTCGCGCTCGGCGAACGCCGCGCGCTGGCCGTCCGCGACTATCTCATCAGCCTCGGTGTGAATTCCGCGACGATCCAGACCAAGACCTATGGCGAGGAAATGCCCGACGACATGGGGCACGATGAAAATGCCTGGCGCAAGAACCGCCGCGCTGTTTTCGCTATCTACTAA
- the ilvC gene encoding ketol-acid reductoisomerase, with the protein MAIIDFGGTKETVVTRKEFSLAKARKVLKNETIAIIGYGVQGPAQALNLRDNGFNVIVGQSKKFMKDWNRAKKDGFKPGETLFEIEEAVSKATVVQYLLSDAAQKICWPQIKRNLQEGAALYFSHGFSIVYSDLTKIIAPENVDVILVAPKGSGLNVRRNFLSGAGINSSFAVHQDYTGNAEERCMALGIGIGSGYLFPTTFEKEVTSDLVGERGILMGALAGVMEAQYDVLRKNGHSPSEAFNETVEELTQSLIRLVDENGMDWMFGNCSATAQRGALDWAPKFKKATMPVFKDLYKAVKNKDEAKRVLKVCGAKNYKERLDKELQAIHDSEMWQAGAASRSLRPKGKAKEIAKGTKGIGGRAGN; encoded by the coding sequence ATGGCAATCATCGACTTTGGCGGAACAAAGGAAACCGTCGTCACCCGCAAGGAATTCAGCCTGGCGAAAGCCCGCAAGGTGCTGAAGAACGAAACCATCGCCATCATCGGCTATGGCGTGCAAGGCCCGGCCCAGGCGCTCAACCTGCGCGACAACGGCTTCAACGTGATCGTTGGCCAGTCCAAGAAATTCATGAAGGACTGGAACCGCGCCAAAAAGGACGGCTTCAAGCCCGGCGAAACCCTCTTCGAAATCGAGGAAGCCGTTTCCAAGGCCACCGTCGTGCAATACCTGCTTTCCGACGCCGCGCAGAAGATCTGCTGGCCGCAGATCAAGCGCAACCTGCAGGAAGGCGCCGCGCTCTATTTCTCGCACGGCTTCTCCATCGTCTACAGCGACCTCACCAAAATTATCGCTCCCGAAAATGTGGACGTCATCCTCGTGGCCCCGAAGGGTTCCGGCCTCAACGTCCGCCGCAACTTCCTCAGCGGCGCCGGCATCAACTCCAGCTTCGCCGTGCACCAGGACTACACCGGCAACGCCGAAGAGCGCTGCATGGCGCTCGGCATCGGTATCGGCTCCGGCTATCTCTTCCCGACCACCTTCGAGAAGGAAGTCACCTCCGACCTCGTCGGCGAACGCGGCATCCTCATGGGCGCCCTGGCCGGCGTGATGGAAGCGCAGTACGACGTGCTCCGTAAAAACGGCCACAGCCCGTCCGAAGCCTTCAACGAAACCGTCGAAGAGCTGACCCAAAGCCTCATCCGCCTCGTCGACGAAAACGGCATGGACTGGATGTTCGGCAACTGCTCCGCCACCGCGCAGCGCGGCGCGCTCGACTGGGCGCCCAAGTTCAAGAAGGCCACCATGCCCGTGTTCAAGGATCTCTACAAAGCCGTCAAGAACAAGGATGAAGCCAAGCGCGTACTCAAGGTCTGCGGCGCCAAGAACTACAAGGAGCGCCTCGACAAGGAACTCCAGGCCATCCACGACTCCGAAATGTGGCAGGCCGGCGCCGCGTCCCGCTCGCTCCGCCCGAAAGGCAAAGCCAAGGAAATCGCCAAAGGCACCAAAGGCATCGGCGGCCGCGCCGGGAACTAG
- a CDS encoding TonB family protein has translation MNVYQRKIALRVLGAHAAVILFFMMVAGLKGCFRPKPKPEIVTFIEFGAPPPAVQVEEVPDEPDPPPSEPVVEEAPPPPEPRHIPEPPKEKKKLTPKKVTPKKDPPKPKWKPVDPKDIDISKSKKITPKETKPAVSEQEIKKALEGISKASPTPSQLPVGNPNANAAYISQVGSYFDRYWNHPPSATPAESMVVRIHFLKSGAITKRTPIQRSGDSAFDDSVMAAVNAVNSVPEPPSGFPYEYVEVEFRIRN, from the coding sequence ATGAACGTTTACCAGCGCAAAATTGCATTGCGGGTGCTGGGAGCCCATGCGGCGGTCATTCTGTTTTTCATGATGGTTGCCGGGTTGAAGGGGTGCTTCCGGCCGAAGCCGAAGCCGGAGATCGTGACCTTTATCGAGTTTGGCGCCCCGCCGCCGGCCGTGCAGGTGGAGGAGGTGCCCGACGAGCCGGATCCGCCTCCATCGGAGCCGGTGGTCGAGGAGGCCCCGCCTCCGCCGGAGCCCAGGCACATTCCGGAACCGCCCAAGGAAAAGAAAAAGCTGACGCCGAAAAAGGTTACGCCCAAAAAGGATCCGCCGAAACCCAAGTGGAAGCCGGTCGATCCAAAGGATATCGATATTTCCAAGAGCAAGAAAATCACGCCCAAGGAGACGAAGCCGGCGGTTTCGGAGCAGGAGATCAAGAAGGCCCTGGAAGGCATCTCCAAGGCGTCGCCAACCCCGTCGCAACTGCCGGTGGGCAATCCGAATGCGAACGCGGCCTACATTTCGCAGGTGGGGAGCTATTTCGACCGTTACTGGAACCATCCGCCGTCCGCCACGCCGGCGGAATCGATGGTGGTGCGGATCCATTTCCTCAAAAGCGGCGCGATCACGAAGCGGACGCCCATCCAGCGATCGGGCGATTCCGCGTTCGACGATTCGGTGATGGCGGCGGTGAATGCCGTAAACTCGGTTCCCGAGCCGCCTTCGGGCTTCCCTTATGAATATGTTGAGGTAGAGTTCCGGATTCGTAATTAG
- a CDS encoding PD40 domain-containing protein, with the protein MNRRFFVGSSMLAATAAMAQRAVVEREGSGKIAINLGGYRSGSDAASRTFLSVLKADLNRSGYFSVSSSGGAVNVTGQVSAGSRIKADVAVYNASTRQRMLGKSYPAELSQVRAMAHKVADDIVYAVTGKRGMASGKIAVVGTRTGRKELHIFDMDGQGMRQVTNDRSIVVDARWTPDGKNLVYTSYKRGYPNVFMTGESKPLAAYGGMNASGAVSPDGKSMAVILSKDGNPELYVKSLRFGGGVTKLTKTRRGNEASPCWSPDGNHIAFVSDSSGRPQIYIVSKDGGTPQRLTSSGTENVAPDWGKNNYITFCTRSGGRYRVAIIDPKTRSTRVLETDWADYEDPCWAPDGRHIVCSRTSGYRSSIYLLDTLKDSPVALISGSGDWYSPACSP; encoded by the coding sequence ATGAATAGACGTTTTTTTGTTGGGTCATCCATGCTGGCGGCCACTGCGGCCATGGCGCAGCGTGCGGTCGTTGAGCGGGAGGGCAGTGGAAAGATTGCCATCAACCTGGGCGGATACCGGTCGGGCAGCGATGCGGCATCGCGCACGTTCCTTTCGGTTCTGAAGGCCGACCTCAACCGGTCGGGCTATTTTTCGGTGTCGTCGAGCGGCGGCGCGGTCAATGTGACCGGGCAGGTTTCGGCGGGCAGCCGGATCAAGGCGGATGTTGCCGTCTATAATGCCTCGACCCGCCAGCGGATGCTCGGAAAATCCTACCCGGCGGAACTCAGCCAGGTGAGGGCCATGGCCCATAAGGTGGCCGACGACATCGTCTATGCCGTCACCGGCAAGCGGGGCATGGCCTCCGGCAAGATTGCCGTGGTCGGCACCCGGACCGGCCGCAAGGAGCTGCATATCTTCGACATGGACGGCCAGGGCATGCGCCAGGTGACCAATGATCGCAGCATCGTGGTGGATGCCCGCTGGACGCCGGACGGCAAGAACCTGGTCTATACCTCCTATAAACGCGGTTATCCCAATGTTTTCATGACCGGGGAAAGCAAGCCGCTCGCCGCCTACGGCGGCATGAACGCCAGCGGTGCGGTCTCGCCGGACGGCAAGAGCATGGCGGTGATCCTCTCCAAGGACGGCAATCCCGAGCTATATGTCAAAAGCCTGCGGTTCGGCGGGGGGGTGACCAAGCTGACGAAAACCCGCCGCGGCAACGAGGCCAGCCCGTGCTGGTCGCCGGACGGCAACCACATTGCCTTTGTGTCCGACAGCTCGGGGCGGCCCCAGATCTACATTGTGTCGAAGGACGGCGGAACGCCGCAGCGCCTAACGAGCTCGGGCACGGAAAACGTGGCACCGGATTGGGGCAAGAACAACTACATCACCTTCTGCACCCGCTCGGGCGGGCGCTACCGCGTGGCGATCATCGATCCGAAAACGCGATCAACGCGCGTGCTGGAGACCGATTGGGCGGATTATGAGGATCCATGCTGGGCTCCGGACGGGCGCCATATTGTCTGCTCGCGCACTTCGGGCTACCGATCCTCCATCTACCTCCTTGACACGTTAAAAGATTCTCCTGTAGCTTTGATTTCAGGCTCAGGCGACTGGTATTCGCCTGCCTGTTCTCCGTAA
- a CDS encoding sensor domain-containing diguanylate cyclase, giving the protein MPGARTAALFSLSTNLLPGAAPGRTFFFRMQFLFPTIAAQFDFMGGALGVVAAVVVSFAVITLVASYYRFQNIVQMAENTQPEDMGAQPEDILRVQLARYLAGCARRGTSFSLALIRTSNPEVPVRMDAPIVGSIRHAARRGDITCVYDDQTAVLLAESEPEDAMAILTRITAYVAADCPELELAGLRSGIASYPGHGLAGKDLIDAALEGLRMSSAEAPIVMPEIEDADEELEEPAVEEVEEPAESGGEGEEDDKKDSKGWKERRKNLMLDELTGVLKPSAISAYMQRMMSELRRKKQPAALFCMGVNNMDHVARIHGAEAADDVMAGVSRLLQQYLRADDLIGRHEKYAFLVLAQCSMAEAEIIGKRISTLVQQGEFVSGRKKLKTTITLGVATYPEHGRNLHHLYTAGQKVLDHSRINDIRAYAVYDPEIHDRMPPKPMKNIKSVQA; this is encoded by the coding sequence ATGCCTGGCGCAAGAACCGCCGCGCTGTTTTCGCTATCTACTAATCTCTTGCCAGGTGCGGCCCCGGGCCGCACTTTCTTTTTTCGTATGCAGTTCCTCTTCCCCACGATCGCGGCACAGTTCGACTTCATGGGCGGTGCCCTGGGTGTGGTTGCCGCCGTTGTCGTATCCTTTGCGGTCATCACACTGGTTGCCAGCTACTACCGCTTTCAGAACATCGTGCAGATGGCGGAGAACACCCAGCCCGAGGACATGGGCGCCCAGCCCGAGGACATCCTGCGCGTACAGCTTGCACGCTACCTCGCCGGGTGTGCGCGCCGCGGCACATCGTTTTCCCTCGCGCTCATCCGGACGTCCAATCCCGAGGTGCCCGTTCGCATGGATGCGCCGATCGTCGGTAGCATCCGCCATGCCGCCCGTCGCGGCGACATCACCTGTGTCTACGACGACCAAACCGCCGTGCTGCTCGCCGAATCCGAACCCGAGGATGCCATGGCCATCCTGACCCGCATCACCGCCTACGTGGCCGCGGATTGCCCCGAACTCGAACTCGCCGGCCTTCGCTCAGGCATCGCCTCCTATCCCGGCCATGGCCTGGCCGGCAAGGACTTGATTGATGCCGCCCTCGAAGGGTTGCGGATGTCCTCCGCCGAAGCCCCGATCGTCATGCCCGAAATCGAGGATGCCGATGAGGAGCTCGAAGAACCCGCTGTCGAAGAGGTTGAAGAGCCTGCCGAATCCGGGGGAGAGGGCGAAGAGGACGACAAAAAGGATTCCAAGGGGTGGAAGGAGCGGCGCAAGAACCTGATGCTCGACGAGTTGACCGGCGTACTGAAACCCTCCGCCATTTCGGCCTACATGCAGCGCATGATGAGCGAGCTGCGCCGCAAGAAGCAGCCTGCGGCCCTCTTCTGCATGGGTGTCAACAACATGGACCATGTTGCACGTATCCATGGCGCGGAGGCTGCCGACGATGTCATGGCGGGGGTCAGTAGGTTGCTGCAGCAATACCTTCGTGCCGACGACCTGATCGGACGGCACGAAAAATACGCCTTCCTTGTCCTTGCGCAGTGTTCCATGGCGGAGGCCGAGATCATCGGCAAGCGCATCAGCACGCTGGTGCAGCAGGGCGAATTCGTTTCCGGCAGGAAAAAGCTCAAAACCACCATCACGCTCGGCGTGGCAACCTATCCGGAGCATGGCCGCAACCTGCACCATCTGTACACGGCCGGGCAGAAGGTGCTCGACCATAGCCGAATCAACGATATCCGCGCTTATGCGGTTTACGATCCCGAAATACATGATAGGATGCCACCCAAACCGATGAAGAACATCAAATCGGTGCAGGCGTAG
- a CDS encoding tetratricopeptide repeat protein, which produces MSVELSQHAGAVLDVIGQQLLNGYSVAEFKDLNQALQPIERALKEQATLLVVDNMESILQPLYIPEALTDEARAALELVLALCERLNGQGETRIVFTSREALPAPFDDIQHRIELRQLDRSDAVKLVERTLNAEGDSGGTEGTAREEIEELVDAVNSHARTLTLLAPSLRDLGVAATTNKLVELMASMKGSREQSVFASVELSLQRLSEKNRARIKVLGLFQGGVDLDALKTMMEWTDEEVDSLAVELMGTGLATLNPYNHLSLNAALCPYLHGQLDEAERDALNVRWIEAMRAYAGFLQRQKSQDAQLAATLTLLELPNLFALLEQVAQAGDAEATIDCCTDLYSLLQMLGKPRLLARVAQVRDAAEEALGETWNHARFEAQRIRIEQQLEGGQLREAYEGAQRLLERARSAGETAYSGADYDLAMACVLLARVLRTGGGAEQALPLLAEAQRRFEAIARSRESKAAEGMASVCLAECGDCLRAAGRLDEAAEAYEGGILRSENLKDERQVAAVKAQLGSVRLMQKSYQEALEAYAEARERFEQLGEPGSVAVVWHQTGMVYEEMEQPEAAEQAYRKSLAIKVQQGNIAGQASTLGQLSILYDDQLGRTEEAVALLRQAADKYAEIGDVAGEGRQQNNLAIRLRKLNRLDEARQAIRRAIDCKARFGHASEPWKSWAILCIIETDEGNASAAAEARQKAFACYVAYRRDGGENHEGTGRLAHDLTQLLLGGETAQATTLLQDVASQFQEAGLGVFHDALQAIVGGSRDRTLADHPELEYAHAAEITILLETLEKGG; this is translated from the coding sequence GTGTCGGTCGAGCTGAGCCAGCATGCCGGCGCGGTGCTCGATGTGATTGGCCAGCAACTTTTGAACGGCTATTCGGTCGCCGAATTTAAAGATTTGAACCAAGCCCTTCAACCCATCGAGCGGGCTCTGAAGGAACAAGCGACGCTGCTGGTGGTCGACAACATGGAAAGCATCCTGCAACCGCTCTATATTCCGGAGGCGCTCACCGACGAGGCCCGCGCAGCGTTGGAGTTGGTTTTAGCGCTGTGCGAACGGCTGAACGGGCAGGGTGAAACGCGCATTGTTTTTACCAGCCGCGAGGCGCTGCCCGCACCATTCGACGACATTCAACACCGGATCGAGCTGCGCCAGTTGGATCGCAGCGACGCCGTCAAGCTGGTGGAGCGGACGCTCAATGCCGAGGGGGACTCCGGCGGAACGGAGGGAACGGCGCGCGAGGAGATCGAGGAGCTGGTCGATGCCGTGAACAGCCACGCCCGCACCCTGACTTTGCTGGCGCCGTCGCTCCGCGATTTGGGCGTAGCGGCTACCACCAACAAGCTGGTGGAGCTGATGGCGTCGATGAAAGGCAGCCGCGAGCAGTCGGTCTTTGCCAGCGTCGAGCTTTCCCTGCAACGCCTGTCGGAAAAAAACCGGGCGCGGATCAAAGTGCTGGGCCTCTTTCAGGGCGGAGTCGATTTGGATGCTTTAAAAACCATGATGGAGTGGACAGACGAGGAGGTGGACTCCTTGGCCGTCGAGCTGATGGGGACGGGACTGGCCACACTCAATCCCTACAACCACCTTTCGCTCAATGCCGCGCTATGCCCCTATCTGCACGGGCAACTGGACGAGGCGGAGCGCGATGCCCTGAACGTACGGTGGATCGAGGCCATGCGGGCCTATGCCGGTTTTCTTCAGCGTCAAAAATCTCAGGATGCCCAGCTGGCGGCGACGTTGACGCTGCTGGAGCTGCCCAATCTGTTTGCCTTGCTGGAGCAGGTGGCGCAGGCGGGCGATGCCGAGGCCACCATCGATTGCTGCACCGATCTTTACAGCCTGCTGCAAATGCTCGGCAAGCCGCGCCTTCTGGCGCGCGTGGCGCAGGTGCGCGATGCCGCCGAGGAGGCATTGGGCGAAACGTGGAACCATGCCCGTTTCGAGGCGCAACGCATTCGCATTGAACAACAGCTCGAAGGTGGGCAGCTGCGCGAAGCTTACGAGGGTGCGCAACGGTTGCTGGAACGCGCCCGCTCAGCCGGAGAGACAGCCTATTCCGGTGCCGACTATGATTTGGCGATGGCTTGTGTTCTATTGGCAAGGGTGTTGCGAACTGGTGGCGGTGCGGAGCAGGCCCTGCCGCTGTTGGCCGAGGCGCAGCGGCGGTTCGAGGCTATTGCGAGGAGCCGCGAAAGCAAGGCGGCGGAAGGCATGGCTTCCGTCTGCTTGGCGGAGTGCGGGGATTGCCTTCGCGCTGCGGGGAGGCTCGACGAGGCGGCGGAAGCCTATGAAGGGGGCATCTTGCGATCTGAAAATCTGAAAGATGAGCGGCAGGTTGCGGCCGTCAAAGCCCAGCTCGGTAGCGTCCGCCTGATGCAAAAAAGTTATCAAGAGGCGCTGGAAGCCTATGCAGAGGCCCGCGAACGGTTTGAGCAACTAGGCGAACCCGGTTCCGTCGCTGTGGTCTGGCACCAGACGGGCATGGTCTATGAGGAAATGGAGCAGCCGGAAGCGGCGGAGCAGGCCTACCGCAAATCGCTCGCAATCAAGGTGCAGCAGGGCAACATCGCCGGGCAGGCTTCCACGTTGGGGCAGTTGTCAATTCTGTACGACGACCAGCTTGGGCGCACGGAGGAGGCGGTCGCCTTGCTGCGCCAGGCGGCGGACAAGTATGCCGAGATTGGCGATGTGGCGGGGGAGGGGCGCCAGCAGAACAATCTGGCCATCCGGTTGCGCAAATTGAACCGCCTGGATGAGGCGCGGCAGGCCATCCGTCGGGCGATCGACTGCAAGGCCCGTTTTGGCCATGCGTCCGAACCGTGGAAGAGCTGGGCCATCCTGTGCATTATTGAAACGGACGAGGGGAATGCCTCCGCCGCTGCGGAAGCCCGGCAAAAGGCCTTTGCATGCTATGTCGCCTACCGCCGCGACGGCGGCGAAAACCACGAGGGAACGGGGCGCTTGGCGCATGACCTTACCCAACTGCTGCTGGGAGGTGAGACCGCGCAGGCCACCACGCTCCTGCAGGATGTTGCATCCCAGTTTCAGGAGGCCGGACTCGGCGTTTTCCACGATGCGCTGCAGGCCATTGTCGGCGGGAGCCGCGACCGCACCCTCGCCGACCATCCGGAGCTGGAATACGCTCATGCCGCCGAAATCACGATCCTGCTCGAAACGCTGGAAAAGGGCGGGTAG